A single window of Thiohalorhabdus sp. Cl-TMA DNA harbors:
- a CDS encoding cell division protein ZapA: MKTDGTQTVPVVILGKEYWVRCPDTERERLERLARFVDEKMREVRDSGAALGTDRIAVLTALNIANELFDMQDRRREEAEEVGARTSRMLETVQRLLDEEEGEGGLPDRSAE, from the coding sequence ATGAAAACGGATGGCACCCAAACCGTTCCGGTGGTAATTCTGGGCAAGGAGTACTGGGTTCGCTGCCCGGATACCGAGCGGGAACGCCTCGAACGGCTTGCCCGCTTCGTGGACGAGAAGATGCGCGAGGTGCGCGATTCCGGCGCGGCCCTGGGCACGGACCGGATAGCCGTTCTGACCGCGCTTAATATCGCAAACGAACTGTTCGATATGCAGGACAGGCGACGCGAGGAGGCGGAAGAAGTCGGGGCCCGTACTTCCCGGATGCTGGAAACGGTCCAGCGACTCCTGGACGAGGAGGAAGGCGAAGGCGGTCTGCCCGACCGGTCAGCCGAATAG
- a CDS encoding UvrD-helicase domain-containing protein, whose protein sequence is MSGHAEGLNPQQRSAVLTSEGPLLVLAGAGSGKTRVITAKIAHLIESEGLPARSIIAVTFTNKAAREMEGRVRERLEDRSARGLTVSTFHRLGMKILQREITRLGYREPFSIFDTEDQIGLVRGLMQETGNFGATQPDEVRARISDWKNDLVGPAAALEQAANDHDLRAARVYARYQESLHAHNAVDFDDLIGLPVRLFEEHPDVGDRWRERCRHLLVDEFQDINGAQYALMRKLVGDAGSVTVVGDDDQSIYAWRGASPELLHHLQADYPALQVVKLEQNYRCSGRILNAANRLIANNPHLFEKRLWSDRGGGEAIQVLEAKDAEHEAERVISALLRHRFQNATRYGDYAMLYRSNHQSRELERALRDQGIPYQLYGGMSFFDRAEVRDVVAYFRLLANPDDDIAFLRAVNTPRRGVGAESLERLAGLATEAGISLCAAAGDTELRDQLPKRAATGLAEFAGLIETYGARCDNEDPGRAACDLVEEIGYKDFIAERAESDKGAERRAGNVDNLLNWLTRFHEENEGAEDDPMGAFVRRLTLLSALDRQEEAEEADGVHLMTLHTAKGLEFPYVFLVGMEEEILPHRNSLEADTVEEERRLAYVGLTRAQYGLTLSWARSRRRYGETLECEPSRFLDELPEEELSWDRLEAEDPEQSQALGAASLDQMRNLLN, encoded by the coding sequence ATGAGCGGTCATGCCGAGGGACTCAATCCGCAGCAGCGCAGCGCTGTGCTCACGAGCGAGGGGCCGCTGCTGGTGCTGGCCGGAGCCGGTTCCGGAAAGACCCGGGTCATCACCGCCAAGATCGCGCACCTGATCGAATCCGAGGGACTGCCGGCGCGCTCCATCATCGCCGTCACGTTCACCAACAAGGCGGCCCGGGAGATGGAAGGCCGTGTCCGCGAGCGGCTGGAGGACCGCTCGGCGCGCGGCCTAACCGTGTCCACCTTCCACCGCCTGGGCATGAAGATCCTGCAGCGGGAGATCACCCGGCTCGGCTATCGTGAGCCCTTCTCCATCTTCGACACCGAGGATCAGATCGGCCTCGTGCGCGGGCTCATGCAGGAAACGGGCAACTTCGGCGCCACCCAGCCGGACGAGGTGCGCGCCCGGATCTCCGACTGGAAGAACGATCTGGTGGGCCCGGCGGCCGCCCTGGAGCAGGCGGCCAACGACCACGACCTGCGCGCCGCCCGGGTCTATGCCCGCTACCAGGAGTCCCTCCATGCCCACAACGCGGTGGATTTCGACGATCTGATCGGCCTGCCGGTCAGGCTGTTCGAGGAGCACCCCGACGTGGGCGACCGGTGGCGCGAGCGCTGCCGCCACCTGCTGGTGGACGAGTTCCAGGACATCAACGGCGCCCAGTACGCACTGATGCGCAAGCTGGTGGGGGATGCGGGCAGCGTCACGGTGGTGGGGGACGACGACCAGTCCATATACGCCTGGCGCGGCGCTTCCCCGGAGCTGCTTCACCACCTGCAGGCCGACTATCCGGCGCTCCAGGTGGTGAAGCTCGAGCAGAACTACCGCTGCAGCGGCCGCATCCTCAACGCCGCCAACCGTCTGATCGCCAACAATCCCCATCTGTTCGAGAAGCGCCTTTGGTCCGACCGGGGCGGGGGAGAGGCGATTCAGGTGCTGGAGGCCAAGGACGCCGAGCACGAGGCGGAGCGGGTGATCTCCGCCCTCCTGCGCCACCGCTTCCAGAACGCCACCCGCTACGGCGACTACGCCATGCTGTACCGCTCCAACCACCAGTCCCGGGAGCTGGAGCGGGCCCTGCGCGACCAGGGCATCCCGTATCAGCTATACGGCGGCATGTCCTTCTTCGATCGGGCGGAGGTCCGGGATGTGGTGGCCTATTTCCGGCTTCTGGCCAACCCCGATGACGACATCGCCTTCCTGCGGGCCGTGAACACGCCCCGGCGCGGCGTGGGGGCCGAAAGCCTCGAGCGGCTCGCCGGGCTGGCCACCGAGGCGGGCATCAGCCTGTGCGCCGCCGCGGGGGACACGGAGCTGCGCGACCAGCTGCCCAAGCGGGCGGCCACGGGGCTTGCGGAATTCGCCGGGCTCATTGAGACTTACGGGGCCCGCTGCGACAACGAGGATCCTGGCCGGGCCGCCTGCGACTTGGTGGAGGAAATCGGCTACAAGGACTTCATCGCCGAGCGCGCCGAAAGCGACAAGGGGGCGGAGCGCCGGGCGGGCAACGTGGACAACCTGCTCAACTGGCTGACGCGGTTCCATGAGGAAAACGAGGGCGCCGAAGACGATCCCATGGGGGCCTTCGTCCGCCGGCTGACCCTGCTCTCCGCCCTGGACCGGCAGGAAGAGGCGGAGGAGGCCGACGGGGTGCACCTGATGACCCTGCATACCGCCAAGGGGCTGGAGTTTCCCTACGTCTTCCTGGTGGGCATGGAGGAGGAGATCCTGCCGCACCGCAACAGCCTGGAGGCCGATACGGTGGAGGAGGAGCGGCGTCTGGCCTACGTGGGCCTCACCAGGGCACAATACGGCCTCACGCTGTCCTGGGCGCGCAGCCGCCGCCGCTACGGCGAGACCCTGGAATGCGAGCCGTCGCGGTTTCTCGACGAGCTTCCCGAGGAAGAGCTCAGCTGGGACCGCCTGGAGGCCGAGGATCCCGAGCAGAGCCAGGCCCTGGGCGCGGCCAGCCTCGACCAGATGCGCAACCTGCTGAACTAA
- a CDS encoding putative bifunctional diguanylate cyclase/phosphodiesterase, whose product MEPSGSVNRYRAVLYVLILAILAVGLVASLLVRQAAQDTSRSSRALVREAMGQTRALDAFRTRLLEHERLAYEAYGAVEPDRLAGRQQSVRREISERWPRLSGWGLSRERVARLAEHWSIIRAQSRRLFANLRSPETDWDAARAQLAAMTEHREAMALHLEALQQQLEDRAMAADADNRDNLAFMSRLVTLYAVVIFLIALAVGWVLWRIRSIARENQALAEFPRRNPDSVLTLDGSGRVTYSNPGADRLAGALIGPGAHGGDLLDEATRTAVLERREGSREVERGGRILRIEWGWLADLQKYHLYARDITERRRAENRLRRMAYEDAPTGLPNRQWLLEVLDARHRPGVLLVGLDRFGVKVAQGGYQAAYAMLAEVGEALRHAVMERFGAETVVARIDGALFGVVPGDGAALDRADMDSLLAALPREVRTGYALFHTDYRLGVRSFRDGDERAAPADLLRDANTALVSSKRHRISRIVRHDIALRESEDHKARMEAGLREALQRNRGLRLFIQPQVRLSDWTMTGGEFLLRWEDPELGSVPPSQFIPAAEQSGLIVDLGKWVLDQAVAWLAEWNQGAVVPGLYGAVNVAAPELHDPAWAEGVLERLRRHGVAGSALEVEVTERVLAGPEGGATVANLQHLRQAGVRVAVDDFGTGYSSLAYIHRLPIDSVKIDKQFVDPLPAPEGTTPLASVILEMAAGMGLETVAEGIETAEQGEALDAMGCTYGQGFLYARPVPAETFPDCIRKWNARKA is encoded by the coding sequence ATGGAACCATCCGGCTCGGTGAACCGTTACCGTGCCGTTCTGTACGTCCTGATCCTTGCCATTCTCGCCGTCGGTCTCGTGGCGTCGCTCCTGGTTCGCCAGGCGGCGCAGGATACGTCCCGCTCCAGCAGGGCGCTGGTGCGGGAGGCAATGGGGCAGACACGGGCGCTGGATGCCTTCCGCACGAGACTGCTGGAGCACGAGCGCCTGGCCTACGAGGCTTACGGCGCCGTCGAGCCCGATCGGCTGGCCGGCCGGCAGCAGTCGGTCCGGCGGGAGATCAGCGAAAGGTGGCCCCGTTTATCCGGATGGGGGCTATCCCGGGAACGGGTCGCCCGCCTCGCCGAGCACTGGTCCATCATCCGCGCGCAGTCCCGCCGGCTCTTCGCCAATCTGCGCTCCCCGGAGACGGACTGGGACGCTGCCCGTGCCCAGCTGGCCGCCATGACCGAGCACCGCGAGGCCATGGCCCTGCACCTTGAGGCGCTGCAGCAGCAGCTCGAAGATCGAGCCATGGCGGCCGACGCGGACAACCGGGACAATCTCGCCTTCATGTCCCGCCTGGTAACGCTGTACGCGGTGGTGATCTTCCTGATCGCCCTGGCCGTGGGCTGGGTCCTGTGGCGTATACGGAGCATCGCCCGGGAAAACCAGGCATTGGCCGAGTTTCCCAGACGCAATCCGGATTCGGTGCTGACCTTGGATGGATCCGGACGCGTGACGTACAGCAATCCCGGTGCGGATCGGCTGGCCGGCGCCCTGATCGGGCCGGGTGCGCATGGGGGAGACCTCCTGGATGAAGCGACGCGCACCGCCGTTCTGGAGCGCCGGGAGGGCAGCCGGGAAGTGGAGCGGGGCGGACGGATCCTGCGGATCGAATGGGGCTGGCTGGCCGACCTGCAGAAGTACCATCTGTACGCCCGGGATATCACCGAAAGGCGGCGCGCCGAGAACCGCCTGCGGCGGATGGCCTACGAGGACGCGCCCACCGGCCTGCCCAATCGTCAGTGGCTGCTGGAGGTGCTGGATGCGCGCCACCGCCCGGGGGTGCTCCTGGTCGGCCTGGATCGTTTCGGCGTCAAGGTGGCCCAGGGCGGATACCAGGCGGCCTATGCCATGCTGGCGGAAGTGGGGGAGGCGCTGAGGCATGCCGTCATGGAGCGCTTCGGTGCGGAAACCGTGGTGGCCCGCATCGACGGCGCCCTGTTCGGAGTGGTGCCCGGCGACGGCGCCGCGCTGGACCGGGCCGACATGGATTCGCTGCTGGCGGCGCTGCCCAGGGAGGTGCGCACGGGGTACGCACTGTTCCACACCGATTACCGGCTCGGCGTCCGGTCCTTCCGGGACGGTGACGAACGGGCCGCGCCCGCCGACCTCCTCCGGGACGCCAATACCGCGCTCGTGTCCTCCAAGCGCCATCGCATCTCCCGGATCGTTCGGCACGATATCGCCCTGCGCGAGTCGGAGGACCACAAGGCGCGGATGGAGGCAGGGCTGCGGGAGGCCCTGCAGCGGAACCGCGGGCTGCGTCTGTTTATCCAGCCCCAGGTTCGCCTGAGCGACTGGACCATGACCGGGGGGGAATTCCTGCTGCGCTGGGAGGATCCGGAGCTGGGCTCGGTGCCTCCGAGTCAATTCATTCCGGCCGCAGAGCAATCCGGTCTGATCGTGGATCTGGGCAAGTGGGTGCTGGATCAGGCGGTGGCGTGGCTGGCGGAGTGGAACCAGGGGGCCGTGGTGCCCGGATTGTACGGTGCCGTGAACGTCGCCGCCCCCGAGCTCCACGATCCCGCCTGGGCCGAGGGGGTTCTGGAGCGGCTGCGCCGGCATGGCGTGGCCGGATCCGCCCTTGAGGTGGAGGTTACCGAGCGGGTTCTGGCCGGGCCGGAGGGCGGGGCCACGGTGGCCAACCTGCAGCATCTGCGTCAAGCCGGGGTGCGGGTGGCCGTGGACGATTTCGGCACCGGGTATTCCTCCCTGGCCTATATCCACCGCCTGCCCATCGATTCCGTGAAGATCGACAAGCAGTTCGTCGATCCCCTGCCGGCGCCCGAGGGGACCACGCCCCTGGCGTCGGTGATCCTGGAAATGGCTGCGGGAATGGGCCTGGAGACCGTTGCCGAGGGCATCGAGACGGCGGAGCAGGGCGAGGCGCTGGATGCCATGGGCTGCACCTACGGCCAGGGCTTTCTCTACGCCCGGCCGGTGCCCGCCGAAACCTTCCCGGACTGCATCCGCAAGTGGAACGCCAGGAAGGCGTAG
- the glk gene encoding glucokinase produces MKVLVGDVGGTKTRLALVKATGGRLEVTVDARFPSPEFSGLEEVVRAFLAEHPESGVQAAAFGLPGPVLGGHVRTTNLPWKVRVEDLAEVLAVNRVHLLNDLEAAAYGIGELAAEDLAVIAEGSAERGGNRALIAAGTGLGEAALFWDGIRYHPFATEGGHADFAAADTVDYALHRYLADRHDHVSWEKVVSGPGLVNIHAFLCSYRDLSPPEWLAEEMRAGDPASAVAAAAEQRRCPVCVEAVDRFLRYYGMEAGNLALKVMATGGVYLGGGIAPRMVGRLREGALLEGFLAKGRMRPLMERIPVTVIRDDRIALLGAARYALSA; encoded by the coding sequence GTGAAGGTCCTGGTCGGTGACGTGGGCGGCACCAAGACCCGGCTGGCGCTGGTGAAGGCCACCGGCGGCCGGCTGGAGGTTACCGTGGATGCCCGCTTCCCGAGTCCGGAGTTCTCCGGCCTGGAAGAGGTGGTCCGGGCCTTTCTGGCCGAGCATCCGGAATCCGGCGTGCAGGCCGCGGCTTTCGGGCTGCCCGGGCCCGTCTTGGGCGGCCATGTGCGGACCACCAACCTGCCGTGGAAGGTCCGCGTCGAGGACCTTGCCGAGGTTCTGGCCGTGAACCGGGTCCATTTGCTGAACGATCTGGAGGCTGCCGCCTACGGCATCGGCGAGCTGGCCGCGGAGGATCTGGCAGTCATTGCCGAGGGGAGCGCGGAGCGCGGCGGCAACCGCGCTCTGATCGCCGCGGGGACCGGCCTCGGGGAGGCCGCCTTGTTCTGGGACGGCATCCGGTACCACCCTTTCGCTACGGAAGGCGGCCATGCCGATTTCGCCGCCGCCGACACGGTGGACTACGCCCTGCATCGCTACCTGGCAGACCGGCACGACCACGTGAGCTGGGAGAAGGTCGTCTCCGGCCCCGGTCTGGTCAACATCCACGCTTTCCTGTGCAGCTATCGCGACCTGTCCCCGCCGGAGTGGCTGGCCGAGGAGATGCGCGCCGGCGACCCGGCCTCCGCCGTCGCGGCCGCCGCCGAGCAACGGCGCTGCCCGGTGTGCGTGGAGGCCGTTGACCGTTTCCTGCGCTATTACGGCATGGAGGCGGGGAATCTGGCCCTGAAGGTCATGGCCACCGGCGGGGTGTATCTGGGCGGAGGCATCGCCCCCCGGATGGTGGGCCGCCTTCGGGAGGGCGCGCTGCTGGAGGGCTTTCTCGCCAAGGGGCGGATGCGCCCCCTTATGGAACGGATCCCCGTCACCGTGATACGCGATGACCGGATTGCCCTGCTGGGCGCCGCGCGGTACGCACTTTCCGCTTGA
- a CDS encoding anti-sigma factor: protein MSENHSEEHDLLAAEYVLGTLAGAERARFEQRLAEEPELRRRVAAWESRLGALVEETEPVEPPPGVWRAVLHRLEGQPERPGFPRGRRVRWLWNSLPFWRGTATAAVVLLLVTGVWALGPASTPAVPDRMVMVRNQESQPVWVVTADRDAGVLRVRTVRRPGMGPDRVCPLWLQWENGRVTRMVGVLPEKPGTHTLPLPEDMENPLPGSRVVVSVEPRSGMPLDKPRGKVVFRESWIRL from the coding sequence ATGAGCGAGAACCACTCCGAAGAGCACGATCTGCTGGCGGCCGAGTACGTTCTGGGTACCCTGGCGGGGGCCGAGCGGGCGCGCTTCGAGCAGCGGCTCGCCGAGGAGCCCGAGCTGCGGCGCCGTGTGGCCGCCTGGGAATCCCGTCTGGGCGCTTTGGTGGAGGAGACCGAGCCGGTCGAGCCTCCGCCCGGGGTTTGGCGCGCGGTTCTCCATCGCCTCGAAGGCCAGCCGGAGCGGCCCGGCTTCCCCCGTGGGCGCCGGGTTCGGTGGCTGTGGAACAGCCTTCCTTTCTGGCGGGGGACGGCAACGGCGGCCGTGGTCCTGCTGCTGGTGACGGGGGTTTGGGCTCTGGGTCCCGCTTCCACGCCGGCCGTTCCCGACCGTATGGTGATGGTAAGGAACCAGGAATCCCAGCCCGTATGGGTGGTTACCGCCGACAGAGACGCCGGGGTCCTGCGTGTCCGTACCGTACGGCGTCCGGGCATGGGCCCGGACCGGGTTTGCCCGTTGTGGCTGCAATGGGAGAACGGGCGAGTCACCCGCATGGTGGGCGTCCTGCCCGAGAAGCCCGGCACGCATACGCTGCCGCTGCCGGAGGATATGGAAAATCCACTGCCGGGAAGCCGGGTGGTGGTGAGCGTTGAGCCCAGGAGCGGTATGCCGTTGGACAAGCCCCGGGGCAAGGTGGTCTTTCGGGAGTCCTGGATCCGGTTGTGA
- a CDS encoding sigma-70 family RNA polymerase sigma factor: MRVLLHACADGDRSALARLYRTAGPKLYGLALRILREESRAQECLQEAFIRIWEHAGSYREARGAPMTWMGIIVRRRALDMLRGPGRERLLADPEDLENLLDDPDRHGGAEGYAKGREDLAKCLEELGEEQRKALHLAFFEGLTHPELAERLQQPLGTVKTWIRRALLQLRNCLER, from the coding sequence ATGCGCGTGCTCCTGCATGCCTGTGCCGACGGGGATCGATCGGCGCTCGCGCGGCTCTATCGGACGGCGGGGCCGAAACTGTACGGCCTGGCGCTGCGTATATTGAGGGAGGAAAGCCGGGCCCAGGAGTGCCTCCAAGAGGCATTCATCCGCATCTGGGAGCACGCCGGGTCGTACCGGGAGGCCCGGGGCGCCCCCATGACCTGGATGGGCATCATCGTCCGGCGGCGCGCCCTGGATATGCTGCGCGGCCCGGGCCGGGAGCGGCTCCTGGCGGATCCCGAGGATCTGGAAAACCTCTTGGACGACCCGGACCGCCATGGCGGCGCCGAGGGGTATGCGAAGGGCCGCGAGGATCTGGCCAAATGCCTGGAGGAGCTTGGGGAAGAGCAGCGGAAGGCCCTACACCTCGCGTTCTTCGAGGGCCTGACGCATCCCGAGCTGGCGGAGCGGCTGCAACAGCCTCTGGGGACCGTCAAGACCTGGATCCGCCGGGCCTTGCTGCAGCTAAGGAACTGTCTGGAGCGATGA
- a CDS encoding carbohydrate kinase family protein — translation MAELVTCGECLVDMVPDANGCFCPHPGGAPANVAVDASRLGLSAAFVGKRGDDAFGEILQAYLADGGVDTSGFTVTREALTALAFIQYRDGQVPEFSFYRSPGADELLRPQDFPPRLLDGAKAFHFGSISLYSEPAAGATRAAADKVRAHGGLVSYDPNLRPALMNTRPGALEAARSAIGRAHILKASGEELAQLTGLAREDQALTYLFEHGVRLVAITRGPDGATLTTSAVRVDLASEPVAVVDTTGAGDAFTAALVTGVLERGLEPPDLEALDRETLHALCQWANRVAALATTRTGATRGIQRP, via the coding sequence ATGGCGGAACTGGTCACTTGTGGCGAGTGCTTGGTGGACATGGTCCCCGACGCGAATGGATGCTTTTGCCCCCATCCGGGGGGCGCCCCCGCCAACGTGGCGGTGGATGCGTCCCGGCTGGGCCTGTCCGCCGCCTTCGTCGGCAAGCGCGGAGATGATGCCTTCGGGGAGATCCTGCAGGCCTACCTGGCTGACGGCGGCGTGGACACCAGCGGGTTCACCGTCACCCGCGAGGCCCTGACGGCCCTGGCCTTCATCCAGTATCGGGACGGACAGGTTCCGGAGTTCAGCTTTTACCGCAGCCCCGGAGCCGACGAGCTCCTCCGCCCCCAGGACTTCCCCCCTCGGCTTCTGGACGGTGCCAAGGCCTTTCATTTCGGCAGCATCTCCCTGTACAGCGAGCCGGCGGCGGGCGCCACCCGGGCCGCGGCGGACAAAGTGCGGGCCCATGGCGGACTGGTCAGCTACGATCCCAACCTGCGTCCCGCCCTGATGAATACCCGGCCCGGTGCCCTGGAAGCCGCGCGCTCCGCCATCGGGCGAGCCCACATCCTCAAGGCCAGCGGAGAGGAGCTTGCTCAGCTTACGGGGCTTGCCCGGGAAGACCAAGCCCTGACCTACCTCTTCGAGCACGGGGTTCGCCTGGTAGCCATTACCCGCGGGCCCGACGGCGCCACGCTCACCACCTCCGCGGTCCGAGTGGACCTGGCCAGCGAGCCGGTTGCCGTGGTGGACACCACGGGTGCGGGAGATGCCTTCACCGCAGCCCTTGTCACCGGCGTGCTGGAACGGGGACTGGAGCCTCCCGATCTGGAAGCCCTCGACCGGGAGACACTCCACGCCCTCTGCCAATGGGCCAACCGGGTGGCCGCCCTGGCCACCACCCGAACCGGAGCCACCCGCGGAATCCAGCGCCCGTAA
- a CDS encoding sulfite exporter TauE/SafE family protein → MGAFNQVTTTGALDGDAAFLLVLTSFILSTLIAIIAVIAGVGGGVLFTPIMLAFTTIDTLIIRSTGLVVAMFSGLVSSGPFMRKGLADVKIVFYCAIPIILGGMLGSYAAIALSEIMGAEGDAIVRLLLGVILVFIAILFIVGGSKTEYPEVKKVSPFSAWLNLQGSYYEESLGRVVHYQSTRAGIGGLLFLLVGFTGGFFGLGGGWAVVPVLNLVMTTPLKISAAGSGVLLAMGNSAAIWPYITYGALIAALAAPWMLGQVIGGIMGAHILARVKATFIRYILIFLLFFTSIKLIARGAESLLGIEIPIL, encoded by the coding sequence ATGGGAGCCTTTAATCAGGTCACCACAACGGGAGCCCTGGACGGCGATGCAGCCTTCCTGCTGGTACTCACCTCTTTTATTCTCAGTACCCTGATCGCCATTATCGCGGTGATAGCCGGCGTCGGCGGCGGCGTACTGTTCACACCCATCATGCTGGCCTTCACAACCATCGATACTCTGATCATCCGCTCCACCGGCCTGGTGGTGGCCATGTTCAGCGGCCTGGTCTCTTCCGGCCCCTTCATGCGCAAGGGCCTCGCGGATGTGAAGATCGTTTTTTACTGCGCCATTCCCATTATCCTCGGCGGCATGCTCGGCTCCTACGCCGCCATCGCCCTGTCGGAGATCATGGGCGCCGAAGGGGACGCCATCGTCCGTCTCCTGCTCGGAGTGATCCTCGTATTCATCGCCATCCTGTTCATCGTGGGCGGCTCCAAGACCGAATATCCAGAGGTCAAGAAAGTCAGTCCGTTCAGCGCCTGGCTGAACCTGCAAGGATCCTACTATGAGGAGTCCCTGGGCCGTGTGGTCCACTACCAGTCCACGCGGGCGGGCATCGGCGGGCTGCTTTTCCTGCTCGTGGGCTTCACCGGCGGTTTCTTCGGCCTTGGGGGCGGCTGGGCGGTGGTCCCGGTACTGAACCTGGTGATGACCACGCCGCTGAAGATCTCGGCGGCGGGCAGCGGCGTGCTACTGGCCATGGGGAACTCCGCGGCCATCTGGCCCTATATCACCTACGGTGCGCTGATCGCGGCCCTGGCGGCGCCCTGGATGCTTGGTCAGGTGATCGGCGGCATCATGGGCGCCCACATCCTGGCCCGGGTCAAGGCCACCTTCATCCGCTACATCCTGATCTTCCTGCTGTTCTTCACGAGCATCAAGCTCATCGCCCGCGGCGCCGAATCCCTGCTCGGCATCGAAATCCCGATTCTGTAG
- a CDS encoding HIT family protein, with the protein MATIFTKIINGEIPAEKLTEDERFLAFLDVRPIRPGHTLVVTKQETDYIFDLDDETLGGLLPFAKQLTGPIQRATGCTRVGVMVAGLEVPHCHVHLVPMDRISDLDFGKAAEVPANELADMAGKIRAEM; encoded by the coding sequence ATGGCGACCATCTTCACCAAGATCATTAACGGCGAAATTCCCGCCGAAAAGCTCACCGAGGACGAGCGCTTCCTCGCCTTCCTGGACGTCCGTCCCATCCGTCCCGGACATACCCTGGTGGTTACCAAGCAGGAAACGGACTATATCTTCGATCTCGACGACGAGACCCTCGGCGGGCTGCTGCCTTTCGCCAAGCAGCTTACTGGGCCCATTCAGCGGGCCACCGGCTGTACCCGGGTGGGCGTGATGGTGGCCGGTCTGGAGGTGCCCCACTGCCATGTCCACTTGGTGCCCATGGATCGGATCAGCGATCTGGATTTCGGCAAGGCCGCTGAGGTGCCCGCCAACGAGCTGGCAGACATGGCCGGGAAGATCCGCGCCGAGATGTAG
- a CDS encoding glucose-6-phosphate isomerase, which yields MTAANRLMIDMTNFFSDAVGEDGVAESEVEALSPRLDGLRDRLARWRSGNEPSFFHLPFEPEHLETVYEWGQEITAGFEQLLVLGMGGSSLGGEMLVHCLGGSEEFSDVLFIDNVDPVRIEETLEGVEWSGTMVLAISKSGNTAETLAQLLTLLPHMERAIGARAVKDHLVVITEDERGGLAEVGRTLRAPIVPHPPVGGRYSVLSTVGLLPGYVAGVDVEGIIDGASSMAERCLSGDMRENPAFWGGATQYLLAEQGKNQTILMPYFERLNKVGSWFRQLWAESLGKLDAAGNHRGLTPARALGATDQHSQLQLYLQGPADKQFTLFIADEMVYYGDRIPARFKDIPAVSPLAGHSVGELLAAEFMATRETLTRNGRPNRTIRMPALDAFTLGELIMLLEVETVVVAELLGVDPFDQPAVEEGKILTREYLARMEGQLSL from the coding sequence GTGACCGCAGCCAACCGCCTCATGATCGACATGACCAATTTCTTTTCCGACGCGGTGGGGGAGGACGGCGTCGCCGAATCGGAGGTGGAGGCCTTGAGCCCTCGGCTGGACGGGCTCAGGGACCGGCTTGCCCGCTGGCGGTCGGGTAATGAGCCGAGCTTCTTCCACTTGCCTTTCGAGCCGGAGCACCTGGAAACCGTCTACGAGTGGGGGCAGGAGATCACCGCCGGATTCGAGCAGCTGCTGGTGCTGGGCATGGGCGGCTCCAGCCTCGGCGGGGAGATGCTGGTGCACTGTCTGGGCGGTTCCGAAGAGTTCAGCGACGTCCTGTTCATCGACAACGTGGATCCGGTCCGGATCGAGGAGACTCTGGAGGGCGTGGAATGGAGCGGCACCATGGTCCTCGCCATCTCCAAGTCCGGGAATACGGCGGAGACCCTCGCCCAGCTCCTGACCCTGCTCCCCCATATGGAGCGGGCCATCGGTGCCCGGGCGGTGAAGGACCATCTGGTGGTCATTACCGAGGACGAGCGCGGCGGTCTCGCCGAGGTGGGGCGCACCCTGCGGGCGCCCATCGTTCCCCATCCCCCGGTGGGGGGCCGCTACTCCGTACTATCCACGGTGGGGCTGCTGCCCGGCTACGTAGCCGGCGTCGACGTGGAGGGCATCATCGATGGCGCATCCAGCATGGCCGAGCGTTGCCTGAGCGGCGACATGCGCGAGAATCCCGCCTTCTGGGGCGGCGCCACCCAGTATCTCCTCGCCGAGCAGGGGAAGAACCAGACCATCCTCATGCCCTACTTCGAGCGCCTCAACAAGGTGGGCTCGTGGTTCCGCCAGCTCTGGGCGGAAAGTCTGGGCAAGCTGGATGCCGCGGGGAACCATCGCGGCCTCACCCCGGCCCGGGCCCTGGGGGCCACCGATCAGCACTCCCAGCTCCAGCTCTACCTCCAGGGGCCCGCCGACAAACAGTTCACCCTGTTCATCGCCGACGAGATGGTCTATTACGGAGACCGCATTCCGGCCCGGTTCAAGGATATCCCCGCGGTGTCCCCCCTGGCGGGCCACTCCGTGGGCGAGCTCCTGGCCGCGGAGTTCATGGCCACCCGGGAGACCCTGACCCGAAACGGCCGGCCCAATCGGACCATTCGCATGCCCGCCTTGGATGCTTTCACCCTGGGGGAGCTGATCATGCTGCTGGAGGTGGAGACCGTGGTGGTGGCGGAGCTGCTGGGGGTGGATCCCTTCGATCAGCCGGCCGTGGAGGAGGGCAAGATCCTCACCCGCGAGTACCTGGCGCGCATGGAAGGGCAGCTGAGCCTGTAA